One Nitrospira sp. genomic region harbors:
- a CDS encoding NAAT family transporter: MTWVEYALLAFSSLFVIVDPIAVVPAFLAMTPRDSVAQRLRTARVACLVTVGLLTGFALFGQTLLSLLGISLPAVQIAGGLILLLVSLDMLRAQRSTVQETAAETAAGTSKDDIAVTPLAIPMLAGPAAISTVILLETQATTWALRAVLLGCLVLIGLASYSILAIGARSAKWLNPIAEKIIARLMGLLLAALAVQFMVNALTGERGLLRGLTGH, translated from the coding sequence ATGACGTGGGTCGAATACGCGCTCCTCGCGTTCAGTTCGCTCTTTGTGATCGTCGATCCCATTGCCGTGGTCCCGGCCTTTCTCGCCATGACCCCGCGGGATTCCGTGGCCCAGCGACTGCGAACCGCACGTGTCGCCTGCCTCGTAACGGTCGGGTTGTTGACCGGGTTCGCCCTATTCGGGCAAACCCTGCTCAGCCTATTGGGCATTTCCCTCCCCGCCGTGCAAATCGCAGGCGGCCTTATTCTGCTATTGGTCTCCCTCGACATGCTGCGCGCGCAACGGTCCACAGTCCAGGAAACGGCGGCCGAAACCGCCGCCGGCACCAGCAAGGACGACATCGCCGTCACCCCGCTCGCCATTCCCATGCTCGCGGGACCGGCGGCAATCTCCACCGTGATTCTCTTGGAGACCCAGGCCACGACCTGGGCCTTGCGCGCAGTATTACTAGGATGCCTTGTACTGATCGGATTGGCGAGTTACAGTATATTAGCGATCGGCGCACGGAGCGCGAAGTGGCTGAACCCCATTGCCGAGAAGATCATCGCTCGCTTGATGGGGCTCTTGCTGGCCGCGCTAGCCGTTCAATTTATGGTCAATGCCCTCACCGGCGAACGGGGTTTGTTGCGGGGGCTGACGGGACATTAA
- a CDS encoding PepSY domain-containing protein produces the protein MIKHLAIPALMVAALCLATTPAWSDKGHKGKDEKCDVADLVKDAKVTIDQAIKTALEAAPGTAVEAELEKKHDKTVWEVEVLGADGAMMEVHIDAATGAVIDKEAKHEKHDKKEKHDKKDKH, from the coding sequence ATGATCAAGCATCTGGCAATTCCCGCCCTCATGGTTGCGGCGCTCTGCCTGGCGACGACTCCGGCCTGGAGCGACAAGGGCCACAAGGGCAAGGACGAAAAGTGCGACGTCGCCGACCTGGTAAAGGACGCGAAGGTCACTATCGACCAGGCGATCAAAACCGCGTTGGAGGCGGCACCCGGCACGGCGGTTGAAGCTGAACTCGAAAAGAAGCATGACAAGACCGTCTGGGAAGTTGAAGTGCTCGGAGCCGACGGCGCAATGATGGAAGTGCATATCGACGCCGCGACCGGCGCCGTGATCGACAAGGAAGCCAAGCACGAGAAACACGACAAGAAAGAGAAGCACGATAAGAAGGACAAACACTAA
- the ilvD gene encoding dihydroxy-acid dehydratase encodes MTIDPRHKSHNLLDGPGRAPARAMLKAVGFTDADLERPLIGVANTWIEVMPCNFHLRRLSERVKAGIRAAGGTPIEYNTIAVSDGISMGTEGMKASLISREVIADSIELVARGHLFDGVVALSGCDKTIPGTVMALCRLNVPSLMIYGGSIMPGHFQGHDVTIQDVFEAVGKHASGKMTNAELKDLEDHACPGPGACGGQFTANTMAIAFEFLGISPMGRNGVPAMDARKDDVAFECGKLVMDLLKKDIRPKQIITRRSIENAIAAVATTGGSTNAVLHLLAVAREMGVRLTIDDFDKINRKVPLLADLKPGGHFTAADLYAAGGTTLVAKRLIDAKILHPDQITVTGRTIGEEAKAAVEKPDQQVLRPLSTPIKPTGGLVILKGNLAPEGCVVKVAGHSIMHFSGPAKVYEREEDAFKAVQAGKIKAGDVVVIRYEGPSGGPGMREMLGVTAAIVGAGLGDSVALLTDGRFSGATHGLMAGHVSPEAVRGGPIAAVKTGDVITFDIAKRRLDVNVTQKELASRLKKVKHPAPRYVSGVMGKYARHVSSASEGAVTN; translated from the coding sequence ATGACCATCGACCCGCGACACAAAAGCCACAATCTGCTCGACGGACCGGGCCGTGCACCGGCCCGCGCCATGCTGAAAGCTGTCGGATTCACCGATGCCGACCTTGAACGCCCCCTGATCGGCGTCGCCAACACCTGGATTGAAGTCATGCCCTGCAACTTTCACCTGCGCCGGCTATCGGAGAGGGTCAAGGCCGGCATCCGCGCGGCAGGCGGCACCCCGATCGAATACAACACCATCGCGGTTTCGGACGGCATCTCCATGGGCACCGAGGGCATGAAGGCATCGCTCATCAGTCGCGAGGTCATCGCCGATTCCATCGAACTCGTCGCACGAGGGCATCTGTTCGACGGCGTCGTCGCCTTGTCGGGATGCGATAAGACCATTCCCGGCACCGTCATGGCGCTCTGCCGGCTCAACGTCCCGTCGCTCATGATTTACGGCGGCTCCATCATGCCGGGACACTTTCAAGGACATGACGTCACCATTCAAGATGTGTTCGAGGCGGTCGGCAAACACGCGTCCGGCAAGATGACCAATGCCGAATTGAAAGACCTGGAAGACCATGCCTGTCCAGGGCCCGGCGCCTGCGGCGGTCAGTTCACCGCCAACACCATGGCCATCGCGTTCGAATTCCTCGGCATTTCGCCGATGGGACGCAACGGGGTTCCGGCCATGGATGCGCGAAAGGACGATGTGGCCTTCGAATGCGGCAAATTGGTCATGGACCTCCTCAAGAAAGACATTCGCCCCAAGCAGATCATCACGCGGCGCTCCATCGAAAATGCCATCGCTGCCGTCGCGACGACCGGCGGCTCAACGAATGCCGTCTTGCATCTGCTGGCTGTGGCGCGCGAAATGGGTGTGCGGCTCACCATTGATGATTTCGATAAGATCAACCGCAAGGTGCCGTTGCTGGCGGATTTGAAGCCCGGAGGTCACTTTACGGCAGCGGATCTCTATGCGGCCGGCGGCACAACCCTGGTGGCGAAACGCTTGATCGATGCGAAGATCCTGCACCCGGACCAGATCACGGTCACCGGACGGACGATCGGCGAAGAGGCCAAAGCCGCCGTCGAAAAACCGGACCAACAGGTGCTCCGGCCACTGTCCACACCGATCAAGCCGACAGGCGGCCTGGTCATTCTGAAGGGCAACCTCGCACCGGAGGGCTGTGTCGTGAAAGTCGCCGGTCACTCGATCATGCATTTCAGCGGTCCGGCAAAGGTGTACGAACGCGAAGAAGATGCCTTCAAGGCCGTGCAGGCCGGAAAGATCAAAGCCGGCGATGTCGTCGTAATTCGTTATGAAGGACCGTCAGGCGGGCCCGGCATGCGGGAAATGCTCGGCGTCACCGCTGCGATCGTCGGAGCCGGACTCGGCGATTCCGTCGCATTGCTGACGGACGGACGCTTCTCTGGTGCCACGCACGGTCTGATGGCCGGACATGTCTCCCCGGAGGCCGTCCGAGGCGGTCCGATCGCCGCTGTCAAGACCGGTGATGTCATCACGTTCGACATCGCGAAACGGCGGCTGGACGTCAACGTGACGCAGAAGGAACTGGCCTCCCGCCTGAAGAAGGTCAAACACCCGGCGCCTCGCTACGTTTCCGGCGTGATGGGGAAATATGCCCGCCACGTCTCTTCGGCCTCCGAAGGGGCGGTGACCAACTAA
- a CDS encoding tetratricopeptide repeat protein has translation MSMRLNARALTLGLAVLGFVSGCAEDHRWRSAMTEGTNAMRSGDYTHAEESFVAARKEAEVLDPQGKRLAETLSQLGEVNRELARYPRAEALFQEALAIRERVYGPAHAETAASLTDLGELYRRQGLYTQAEALHQRAREIREKVFGADHSKTAESLNNIAVVYQDQHRFSDAEPVLQRALDILEKQLGPEHSLTAITRDNLAQLYQAQGQHARAMPLYQRTLTIHEKAFGPYHPIVARNLENLADTYRAQNQYPQAEVLYQRAVSIFRKSIGNEHVDTAEAMSRLGQLYELQGLYSQAEPLFQQAIAIREKQQGADNPHVAGELKNLASLYQSQNKLDQSEDLYKQALGIYEQAVGYDRDAYVKTLKNYASLLRRRQRSGEAERLEERAKSVLKRLSLESQSQGKTAAEAPLAPVVPVP, from the coding sequence ATGAGCATGCGATTGAATGCCCGAGCACTTACCCTTGGTCTGGCCGTCCTGGGCTTCGTCTCAGGTTGCGCGGAGGATCACCGTTGGCGGTCGGCGATGACGGAGGGCACCAACGCGATGCGCTCCGGAGATTACACGCATGCGGAAGAATCATTTGTCGCGGCTCGAAAAGAGGCCGAAGTGTTGGATCCGCAGGGAAAACGCTTGGCTGAAACCTTGAGCCAATTGGGTGAGGTGAATCGGGAGTTGGCTCGCTATCCCCGTGCCGAAGCGTTGTTTCAGGAAGCTCTGGCGATCCGCGAACGGGTCTATGGTCCGGCTCATGCGGAGACGGCTGCGAGCCTGACGGATCTAGGCGAACTCTACCGTCGTCAGGGGCTCTACACCCAGGCGGAGGCGCTTCATCAACGTGCCCGGGAAATTCGAGAGAAGGTGTTCGGCGCGGATCACAGTAAGACGGCAGAAAGTCTGAACAACATTGCCGTGGTGTATCAGGACCAGCATCGGTTCTCCGATGCGGAACCGGTGTTGCAGCGGGCGCTGGACATTCTCGAAAAGCAGCTGGGCCCGGAGCACAGTTTAACCGCCATCACCCGCGACAATCTGGCCCAGCTCTATCAGGCGCAGGGGCAACATGCCCGAGCCATGCCGCTGTATCAGCGGACGTTGACGATTCACGAAAAAGCCTTCGGGCCGTATCATCCGATCGTTGCCAGAAATCTTGAAAACCTGGCCGACACCTACCGGGCGCAAAATCAGTATCCCCAGGCCGAGGTGTTGTATCAGCGTGCCGTGAGCATCTTCCGAAAATCAATCGGGAATGAGCATGTCGATACGGCGGAGGCCATGAGCCGCTTGGGGCAGCTGTATGAGCTGCAAGGACTCTACTCCCAAGCTGAGCCGTTGTTTCAGCAAGCCATCGCCATCCGCGAGAAACAGCAAGGGGCCGACAATCCTCACGTGGCCGGAGAGTTGAAAAATCTCGCCTCTCTGTATCAATCGCAGAACAAGCTCGACCAATCCGAAGACCTGTATAAGCAGGCGCTGGGTATCTACGAGCAGGCGGTGGGGTATGATCGTGATGCCTACGTGAAGACCTTAAAGAATTATGCCTCGCTCCTGAGGCGGAGGCAGCGATCCGGCGAGGCCGAGCGTTTGGAAGAGCGCGCGAAAAGTGTGTTAAAGCGTCTGTCGCTGGAGAGCCAAAGCCAGGGGAAAACAGCTGCAGAGGCTCCCCTTGCCCCGGTCGTGCCGGTTCCGTAG
- a CDS encoding Gfo/Idh/MocA family oxidoreductase translates to MTNSNPNTPVSGPLRIALIGAGRHAQHHARAILRCPGVQLVAVADPSDAAQAAMRDIVPGIGCFKTPEELFASEKLHVVHIITPPATHAPLARMALKAGCHIYVEKPFTESVEDAQQILDEASAKGLRVCAGHQLLYEPPTRVLTQYLPSIGRVVHVESYFSFRTVRHAPGGRKVLRADHQLLDILPHPVYLLLQVLEQAGEGRTELLSLEVSQAGTVHALVRRGGVTGALIVTLEGRPVESYLRVIGKNGSLFADYVRSTTQRAIGPGSSGIDKLFAPYRQAWQLLTGTTSAMASRFLKSQRSYPGLAELFSAFYDSARNGTPSPLSPESLLETVRICERVAKALKAGEAKALAAAAPKPVESRGVLVTGGTGFLGKEIVRALLSRGRPVRVVARREPSPWERIAGTEYVVADVATGASVHLFKGVDTVIHAAAETAGGWPEHQRNSLDATEHMIRGAAAAGIKHFVHVSSLAVLAQGTGQPIPDNHPLEPDSKGSGPYVWGKLESERLAVQLGKELGLSVKVIRPGALVDYRDFDPPGRLGKRLGNIFVAVGSAGDRLGVVDVGFAGRFLGWMTDAWDQVPSPLNLLDPVSPTKRELLDRLRQANPDLSVWWLPRFVLLPLSWVATLAQKALRPGKPAIDVAKVFSVLPYDTSGIARLAPLVDSTQQQR, encoded by the coding sequence GTGACGAACTCTAACCCGAACACTCCAGTGTCAGGACCCTTGCGGATCGCGCTCATCGGCGCGGGCCGCCATGCGCAGCATCACGCCCGCGCCATCTTGCGATGCCCCGGCGTGCAGTTGGTTGCGGTGGCCGATCCCTCCGATGCGGCTCAGGCTGCCATGCGCGACATTGTACCGGGAATCGGCTGCTTCAAGACGCCGGAAGAGCTGTTCGCCTCGGAAAAACTTCATGTCGTCCATATCATCACTCCGCCGGCGACCCATGCCCCGCTCGCACGCATGGCGCTCAAGGCCGGATGCCATATTTACGTCGAGAAGCCGTTCACCGAATCCGTCGAAGACGCGCAGCAGATCCTGGATGAAGCCAGCGCCAAAGGCCTTCGCGTCTGTGCCGGCCACCAGCTGCTGTACGAACCGCCCACCCGGGTGTTGACGCAATACTTGCCTTCGATCGGCCGGGTGGTGCATGTCGAGAGTTATTTTTCCTTCCGGACGGTCCGGCATGCGCCCGGCGGCAGGAAGGTACTTCGCGCCGACCATCAATTGCTTGATATCCTGCCGCATCCCGTCTATCTGCTGCTTCAGGTGTTGGAGCAAGCCGGGGAGGGGCGCACGGAACTCTTGTCGCTGGAAGTCAGTCAGGCCGGGACGGTCCATGCGCTGGTGCGTCGAGGCGGCGTCACCGGGGCGTTGATCGTGACGCTGGAGGGACGCCCCGTCGAAAGTTACTTGCGGGTGATCGGCAAGAACGGATCTCTCTTTGCCGATTACGTCCGTAGTACCACGCAACGAGCCATCGGGCCAGGATCGTCCGGTATTGATAAATTATTCGCTCCCTACCGACAAGCTTGGCAGCTGTTGACCGGTACGACCTCGGCGATGGCGAGCCGCTTCCTCAAGAGCCAGCGGAGTTATCCGGGACTAGCCGAACTCTTTTCGGCGTTCTATGACTCGGCCCGCAACGGGACTCCGTCGCCCTTGTCGCCCGAGAGCTTGTTGGAGACCGTCCGTATCTGTGAACGGGTGGCGAAGGCATTGAAGGCGGGCGAAGCCAAAGCTCTGGCGGCGGCTGCGCCGAAACCAGTAGAAAGCCGCGGTGTGCTGGTGACTGGTGGAACGGGATTTTTGGGAAAGGAAATCGTCCGTGCCTTGTTGTCGCGTGGACGCCCTGTCCGGGTGGTGGCCCGGCGGGAACCCTCGCCCTGGGAGCGGATTGCGGGCACGGAATATGTGGTGGCCGATGTGGCGACCGGAGCTTCCGTTCATCTCTTCAAGGGTGTGGATACGGTCATTCATGCCGCCGCAGAAACGGCCGGCGGCTGGCCGGAGCATCAGCGGAATTCGCTCGATGCGACGGAACACATGATTCGTGGCGCGGCTGCGGCGGGCATCAAGCATTTCGTCCATGTCAGTAGTCTTGCCGTGTTGGCTCAGGGCACGGGGCAGCCGATTCCCGATAACCATCCCTTGGAACCGGACAGCAAAGGGTCGGGGCCTTATGTCTGGGGTAAGCTGGAATCGGAACGTCTAGCCGTGCAACTCGGGAAGGAGTTGGGCCTGTCGGTGAAGGTTATTCGCCCGGGCGCATTGGTCGATTATCGCGATTTCGATCCGCCCGGCCGCCTCGGCAAGCGCCTGGGCAATATCTTTGTGGCGGTCGGGTCGGCGGGTGACCGTCTGGGCGTCGTGGATGTCGGATTTGCCGGTCGTTTCCTCGGTTGGATGACAGACGCCTGGGACCAGGTACCAAGCCCTTTGAATTTGCTTGACCCCGTGTCTCCGACCAAACGCGAGCTGCTGGATCGTCTTCGCCAGGCTAACCCGGATCTGTCGGTATGGTGGCTGCCCAGATTCGTGCTCCTTCCGCTGTCGTGGGTGGCAACACTGGCGCAAAAAGCCTTGCGCCCGGGGAAGCCGGCCATCGATGTGGCGAAGGTCTTCAGCGTCCTCCCCTATGACACCTCCGGTATTGCGAGGCTTGCTCCCCTCGTCGACTCCACCCAGCAACAACGCTAG
- a CDS encoding response regulator: MEPASILIVEDEPVVAKDIQLSLQRLGYRVPATATSGEDAIRKAGDTHPDLILMDIVLKGKMDGVETALQIQRRQDVPVIYLTAYADNHTLERAKVTSPAGYMLKPYQANELRTTIELALHRAQHDRHMRERLRWIATTVRCIGDGIVTTDRGGRVTYMNPAAEEFTRVTQEEAVGMSVTALMGFPDDEGTQQGNNPANQAMAEMRLVTIDQATVISRQGELRSIRGSVAPVVDDGGAVLGAVFVFHQRVPGDRHLALPNSQTEAIWRTEERLGRPQGIINLCSWCKRVPDQSGEWYDLATFIAERSAIQFNGGLCPDCMDQCFPCDGRHK; this comes from the coding sequence ATGGAACCAGCGAGTATCTTGATCGTGGAAGACGAACCGGTCGTGGCGAAAGACATTCAGCTCAGCCTACAGAGGCTGGGGTACCGAGTTCCGGCCACTGCGACGTCGGGGGAGGACGCGATCCGCAAGGCGGGTGACACGCATCCCGATTTGATTCTGATGGATATCGTGCTGAAAGGGAAAATGGATGGGGTCGAAACCGCTCTCCAGATTCAGCGTCGGCAGGATGTGCCGGTCATCTATCTGACGGCCTATGCCGACAACCATACGCTGGAGCGGGCTAAGGTGACGTCACCTGCCGGCTACATGCTCAAACCCTATCAGGCCAATGAACTGCGTACGACGATTGAGTTGGCCCTGCACCGGGCTCAACATGACCGCCACATGCGTGAACGGTTGCGATGGATTGCCACGACGGTGCGTTGTATCGGTGACGGGATCGTGACAACGGATCGAGGCGGCCGGGTCACGTATATGAATCCCGCGGCTGAAGAATTTACCAGGGTGACTCAGGAGGAGGCCGTGGGCATGAGTGTGACGGCGCTCATGGGCTTTCCCGATGATGAGGGGACTCAGCAGGGGAACAATCCTGCCAATCAGGCAATGGCAGAGATGCGTCTCGTGACTATCGATCAGGCGACAGTGATTTCTAGGCAAGGGGAGCTGCGGTCCATTCGCGGGAGTGTCGCGCCGGTTGTCGATGACGGCGGCGCGGTGCTGGGGGCGGTGTTCGTCTTTCATCAGCGCGTCCCAGGCGATCGACACCTTGCCCTACCGAACTCACAGACGGAAGCCATCTGGAGAACGGAGGAGCGGCTGGGAAGGCCTCAGGGCATCATCAATCTATGCTCCTGGTGCAAACGCGTTCCGGACCAATCGGGCGAGTGGTATGATCTGGCCACCTTCATTGCAGAACGTTCGGCGATTCAGTTCAATGGGGGACTCTGTCCGGATTGTATGGACCAGTGTTTTCCCTGCGACGGCAGACATAAGTAG
- a CDS encoding PAS domain S-box protein, protein MIMTIPSSFFLGMIRNSYSILGVALALIAVIGAVDWWLPLGLTITSLYVVPVLIASRIPYPRITFWVAATASCVTILDLFHSPLYALTWVSAVNRAFALMVIWVTALLCLRRQRDEAELLRINEDIEQQVHERTSALAAVNQELEVLRAEAVSELVAIVKSSDDAIIGMTLTGMIQSWNGGAERVYGYSAEEVLGRPISVLCPPNRLDEVPMMLDRIARGEHVRNVEMVQRRKKGDRIDVSLTISPVKDSDGCVMGASAIARDVTVKKRIEAALRESEARFRMMADTAPVMVWMAGPDTHITFINRRWLEFTGRTMQEEIGDNWFTGIHVDDLDRCRKSYLDAFRSERPFSLEYRLRRHDGEYRWIMDAGVPLFDEDGRFGGYIGTCMDLTERKDMEDQLRRMLKEKESLLREVHHRVKNNLQVISSLLNLQSASIKDPVVNQLFRECQVRITSIALLHETLHRSHDLSHIKMGDYIRTLTGHLFRSYGVDPTLITLDLTVDDVEFDIDTGLTCGLIIDELVSNCLKHAFVDHGSGTVRIALLDHVDGTFTLRVSDDGIGIPKDGVLNNPDSLGLELVSLLAEKLDGHTELTSGFGTEWRIRFQQLHYSERV, encoded by the coding sequence ATGATTATGACAATTCCTTCATCCTTCTTTTTGGGCATGATCCGCAACAGCTACTCGATTTTGGGTGTGGCGTTGGCGCTCATTGCCGTGATCGGGGCGGTCGATTGGTGGCTGCCCTTGGGCTTGACCATCACTTCGTTGTACGTCGTGCCTGTACTTATCGCGTCGCGCATTCCCTATCCGCGCATTACCTTCTGGGTGGCCGCCACGGCGTCGTGTGTCACCATTCTCGATCTGTTTCACAGCCCGCTTTACGCATTGACCTGGGTGAGTGCCGTGAACCGGGCGTTTGCCTTGATGGTGATTTGGGTCACCGCGCTGCTTTGCTTGCGGCGCCAGCGTGACGAGGCGGAGTTGTTGCGGATCAATGAAGACATCGAGCAGCAGGTGCACGAACGCACTTCCGCGCTTGCTGCCGTCAATCAAGAACTCGAAGTCCTGCGGGCCGAAGCGGTGTCTGAACTGGTGGCCATCGTGAAGTCGTCCGACGACGCCATCATCGGGATGACCCTGACCGGAATGATTCAGAGTTGGAACGGCGGCGCTGAACGAGTCTATGGATACAGCGCAGAGGAGGTGTTGGGGCGGCCGATCTCCGTGCTCTGTCCGCCGAATCGACTGGATGAAGTGCCGATGATGTTGGACCGTATCGCGCGCGGTGAACATGTGCGTAATGTCGAAATGGTACAGCGACGAAAGAAGGGCGACCGCATCGACGTGTCTCTGACGATTTCGCCGGTGAAGGATTCCGACGGCTGTGTGATGGGGGCATCGGCGATTGCGCGGGACGTGACGGTGAAGAAACGCATCGAGGCGGCGTTGCGGGAGAGCGAAGCGCGATTCCGGATGATGGCCGACACGGCGCCGGTCATGGTGTGGATGGCCGGCCCGGACACCCACATCACCTTCATCAATCGGCGGTGGTTGGAGTTTACCGGGCGCACGATGCAGGAAGAAATTGGGGACAATTGGTTCACCGGCATTCACGTCGATGATTTAGACCGCTGCCGAAAGTCGTACCTGGATGCCTTCAGGTCCGAACGGCCGTTTTCGTTGGAGTATCGGTTACGCCGTCACGACGGTGAGTATCGCTGGATCATGGACGCCGGCGTGCCCTTGTTCGACGAGGACGGCCGATTCGGCGGGTACATCGGCACGTGCATGGATTTGACGGAGCGGAAAGACATGGAAGATCAGCTCCGCCGCATGTTGAAGGAAAAGGAAAGTCTGTTGCGGGAAGTCCATCATCGGGTGAAGAACAACCTGCAAGTCATTTCCAGTCTGCTCAACCTTCAGTCGGCGTCCATCAAGGATCCGGTGGTGAACCAGTTGTTTCGTGAGTGCCAGGTGCGTATTACGTCGATCGCGCTGCTGCATGAAACTCTCCATCGCTCACACGATCTCTCTCATATCAAAATGGGCGATTACATTCGCACCTTGACCGGACACCTGTTTCGCTCGTACGGCGTCGATCCCACGCTGATTACGTTGGACTTGACTGTGGATGATGTCGAATTCGATATCGACACCGGATTGACCTGCGGATTGATCATCGACGAGTTGGTGTCGAATTGCCTCAAGCACGCGTTCGTCGATCACGGGAGCGGGACGGTGCGCATCGCCTTGCTGGACCATGTCGACGGCACGTTTACGCTCCGCGTCAGCGATGATGGAATCGGGATTCCCAAAGACGGCGTGCTCAACAATCCCGATTCATTGGGGCTCGAACTCGTCAGCTTGCTTGCGGAGAAGCTGGATGGGCATACGGAACTGACCAGTGGTTTCGGGACGGAATGGCGAATTCGTTTCCAGCAACTGCACTACTCAGAAAGGGTGTGA
- a CDS encoding DegT/DnrJ/EryC1/StrS family aminotransferase: protein MNIPLLDLKAQYQSLRSEILAAIEATCDEQGFILGPRVVALEEAVAAYVGSTHAVGVASGSDALLLALMALGVKAGDEVITVPFTFFATAGAISRLGAKPVFIDIRSDDFNMDPQLLERAITKRTKAIIPVHLFGQCADMGAINEIARRHKIGVIEDACQAIGAAQNGRRAGVLGDLACFSFFPSKNLGGFGDAGMVTTNDKALAESIAMLRVHGSRVRYVHEAIGINSRLDALQAAVLLVKLKRLDQWAEGRRRNAAHYVQLLTEAHLTDHVTLSVVGRENFHVFNQFTLRVQKRDELRSYLKEQGVGTEVYYPLPLHLQNCYRDLGYPKGAFPQSERAAEEVLSLPIFAELRDEQLQYVVQTIAAFYRKR, encoded by the coding sequence ATGAACATTCCGCTGCTTGATTTGAAGGCCCAGTACCAATCCCTGCGCAGTGAAATCCTGGCCGCGATCGAAGCGACCTGTGATGAGCAGGGCTTTATCCTCGGGCCCCGTGTGGTGGCATTGGAAGAAGCCGTGGCCGCGTATGTCGGCAGCACGCATGCCGTGGGGGTGGCATCCGGAAGCGATGCCTTGTTGCTGGCGTTGATGGCCTTGGGGGTAAAGGCAGGCGATGAGGTGATCACGGTGCCGTTCACCTTCTTCGCCACGGCCGGGGCGATTTCTCGGCTGGGTGCCAAGCCGGTCTTCATCGATATCCGTTCTGATGACTTCAATATGGACCCGCAGTTGTTGGAACGGGCCATCACCAAACGGACCAAGGCAATCATTCCGGTGCATCTGTTTGGCCAATGCGCAGACATGGGCGCGATCAACGAGATTGCGCGACGACACAAGATCGGTGTGATCGAAGATGCCTGCCAAGCGATCGGCGCCGCGCAAAACGGACGGCGAGCCGGCGTGTTGGGCGATCTGGCCTGTTTCAGCTTCTTCCCCTCGAAGAATCTGGGCGGGTTCGGCGATGCTGGAATGGTGACCACAAACGACAAGGCACTCGCGGAGTCGATTGCCATGTTGCGGGTTCACGGGAGTCGTGTGCGATACGTGCATGAAGCGATCGGCATCAATAGCCGGTTGGATGCCCTGCAAGCGGCCGTCTTGCTGGTGAAATTGAAACGGCTCGATCAATGGGCCGAAGGGCGCCGCCGAAATGCCGCGCACTATGTGCAGTTGTTGACCGAGGCGCACTTGACCGATCACGTCACCTTGTCTGTCGTGGGCCGGGAAAACTTTCATGTCTTCAATCAATTCACCCTTCGCGTGCAGAAGCGCGACGAATTACGCAGTTATTTGAAAGAGCAGGGCGTGGGTACGGAAGTGTATTATCCGCTGCCGTTGCACCTGCAAAACTGCTACCGCGACCTGGGGTACCCGAAGGGTGCCTTCCCGCAATCGGAGCGAGCGGCTGAGGAAGTCCTGTCCCTTCCGATCTTTGCGGAATTGCGCGATGAGCAACTCCAGTATGTCGTGCAGACGATCGCCGCGTTTTATCGTAAACGCTAG